The Treponema phagedenis DNA segment CCCGTTGCGGAATGCAGTGCTGCCGAAACGCTGCAAACCTTAGGCGCCCGCACTTTTTCTGAAAGCCCCGAAAAAAACGCTGCCTATGCGGCAAGCTTTGTAGCCGGCATGCAAAAAGAAGGCGTGCTTGCAACGCTCAAACATTTTCCCGCAACCGGCAATTCAGATCCGCATAAAGAAAAATCAACCCTATCGGTTTCCCGATCTGAATTGAATACCCGCGTTGAACCGTTTAAAAAAATAATCGAGTCCGCCACGCCTGCCGCCGTGCTTGTCTCGCACACCAATGTTTTGTGCATTGAAGATGTTCCCTTTTGTTTTTCCAAAAAAGGCATTGAGCTTTTGCGCAAAGACTTACGGTTTTCCGGGCTGATTATTACCGATGATTTGGCAATGCGGGCTTTAAAAGAGGGCGGGCACACCACCGCCGACAATGCCCTTAGAGCCTTAAAGGCAGGCTGCGACATGCTCATGTGCTCCGAAAAAGGAATTCATGCGATTGTTCAAAAAATTGCCGAAGAAGCAAAAAGAGATTCCGAGTTTGCAGCTCGGCTTGATGAGGCGGTGCTGCATGTTTTGCAGGCAAAGCAAAAGGCAGGGCTTATCTGCGATACAGGGAAGGCGCTGCCGCAGCCCGCGCCTGATTGGCAGCGGTATCAAAAAGCAAAAGAGCGGGCAACGGAGGTGCTGAAAAAACTGCCATGAAATACAATGTCAGCTTTAGCCGAAATGAACACAATATGGCGGTGGTGCTCGGCGCAACCGCAACAGGCAAAACCGCCTTTGCAGTAGAACTTGCCCACTCATACGACGGCGAAATTATTTCCGCCGACTCGCGGCAAGTATATCGCAACCTTAACCTCGGTACCGGAAAAGACTTACACGAATACGGCACCCTACCCTATCACCTCATTGATATCTGCAAACTTGATGAAGAGTACAATGTATTTCAGTTTCAAAAAGCGGTGTATCGGCTGATTCCGGAAATAGAAAAAAGAGGAAAGCTGCCGATTGTCTGCGGCGGCACCGGCTTATATCTTGATGCCTTGCTGCGAAACTACGAACTTATTCCGGTTCCGATAAACGAGGCGCTGCGGGAATCTTTACACGATACAAGCATGGACGACTTGCGCACAATGCTTTTTTCATTAAAGAGCAAAGAAGCGATTCACAACAAAACCGATTTGGAACAGCGCGACCGGCTGTTACGCGCAATAGAAATTGCCTCTTTTTATAAAGAGAGTCCGAATGCGCGCGCCGCGGCGGAAAAAGAGCGGCCGCATATGCAACCGAAGGTATACGGCATACGCTTTGAACGAAGCGCACTGCGCAAAAGAATTTACACACGGCTTGTCAACCGCATCGAAGCCGGCATGATTGAAGAGGTTGAAGCTATTCATCAAAACGGGTATTCATGGGAAAAGCTTGAAAGTCTTGGACTTGAATACCGATTCACCGCCGAGTATTTACAAAACAAAATCCCTTCAAAAGAGGCATACATCGATACACTTTTCCGCGCCATCTGCCAATTCGCAAAACGCCAAGAAACATGGTTCCGCCGTATGGAAAAAAACGGCGTGCACATACACTGGCTTGAAGGAATTTCGTGATAAAAGAGTTTTGCCTAATGCTCCAGCGTAAACAGGCAAAACTCGCAAGTGAAGCAAAAGGAAAGTACCAAAGTTTCGCCTATTGTTCTGCAACAGCCTTCTTGCTGCAAAACATTTACCCTATGGTAAACTGCCCACCGTTGTCAAACTCAGAACGGGCACGAACGCCCGTGGTTCCAAACAGACGGTTTAGTTTTTGCCATGGACGGCAAAACTCAGAACCACCACGGATGGCGGTGGTTCCACGCAGCAGCGATGTTTTAAAGCAAGACTATTCGTAAAGCTTTAAAACTCGTGGTTTAGTTTTTGACAAGGATGTCAAAATCAGAACTGCCACGGATGGCAGTGGTTCCACACAGACGGTTTAGTTTTTGGCACGGATGTCAAAAATCAGAACGAGCACGGACGCCCGTGGTTCCAAACAGAAACGATGTTTTAAAGCAAAATAGTTTGTAAAGCTTTAAAACTCGTGGTTTAGTTTTTGCCACGGACGGCAAAAACTAAACCGTTGTGTCAAATTTTTTTTATAAAATTTTGTATGTTTTGTATAAGAGGTATTAAACACTATTTGAGTTATCAAAAGAATACTGCGGTAGAACCATGTATTCCCGACAATGCGCAAATAAAAAAAAGAGAGGACGCTGCCTCTCTTTTTTTATAAATAGGTTATGCTTCAAGCAAACGGTTCATGCGTTTGATAAAGTCGATCGGGTCTTTCAGTTCGCCGCCTTCGGCAAGGAGGGCTTGTCCCAATAAGACAATGGAAACATCGGCGATAAAGGTTTCGTCATTATTGTCTTTGAGTTTTTGTACAATGGGATTGTTTGCGTTAATTTCCAAAATCGGTTTTATTGCCGCATGATTTTCCTGCCCCATTGCGCGCATAAGCCGCTCCATCTGCAAGCTCGGGTCATTTTCGTCAACAACAATACAGGAAGGAGACTCCGCAAGCCGCTTGGAAATGCGCACTTCTTTTACGCGGTCGCCTAAGGCTTTTTTCACCTTTTCAAGAACCGGCTTAAAATCTTTTTCCGTTTCTTCCGCAGTCTTTTTTTCTTCTTCGGTATTCAACTCATCTTCTGAGCCTGCACGGTTTGCCGCCTTAAGTTCCCAGTCCTTATATTTGCCGATAGTCGGAATAACAATATCGTCAATTTCATCGCTCATAATTAAAACCTCAAGACCCTTTGCCTTGTACGCCTCAAGGTGCGGAGACTGACGCAAGTTCTTTTCATCGGCACCGGTAATATAGTAAATAGCTTTTTGGTCGGGCTTCATACGCGATACATAATCGGCAAAGCTTGTCCACTCATCTTCTTTTACTTCGGAGGAGGTTGTCTTAAAACGCACTAGTTCCAAAAGCTCATCCTTGCGCTCAAAATCGCTGTATAAGCCTTCTTTTAAGGGACGGTTGTATTCAGCGATAAACGTTCCGTATTTTTCCTTATCGTTTTCCGCAAGCTTTTTAAACTCGCCAAGCAGTCTGTTCACCGAAGCGTTTCTAATGGCGGAGAGAATTCTGTTTTGCTGCAAGATTTCCCTGCTCACGTTCAGCGGCAAATCTTCGCTGTCGATAATACCGCGTACAAACCGCAAATACACCGGCAGCAATTCTTTTTCGTCATCGGTGATAAACACGCGCTTGACAAAAAGTTTTACGCCCGGGCGGTAATCCGCATGGAACATATCAAAAGGCGCCTTTGCCGGAACATAAAAGAGCGTCGTATACTCTTGTGTGCCCTCAGCCTTGGTGTGCAAATACAAAAGCGGATCTTCGGAATCATGCGAAAGCGATTTATAAAAGTTTATATAATCTTCTTCTTTTAACTCATTTTTATTTTTTTGCCATAAGGCGCTTGCGTCATTTATTTTATCACAATGAGCGGACTCCGATTTTACCGTGCCCTTATCATCATAATCTTTTTGCGTGTAATGCAGATAAATCGGAAAAGCAATATGATCCGAATATTTTTTGATAATCTGCTCAATGCGCCAGCGGGTAGCAAACTCTGAATCCTCTTGATTAAGATGCACAATTACACAGGTGCCGTGGCTGCCTTCAGGAACATCATCGATAAGCGGAAAATCCGTGTCCTCCGCCTCTTCCAGCGTATAAGAATCCTTCCCGTCGGAAATCCATTTCCACACCTTTGACTCGCCCGCCTTTTTGGCAATCACCTCGATTTTTGAGGCAACCATAAAAGCAGAATAAAACCCGACACCGAACTGCCCGATAAGGTTGGAATCTTTTTTTTCATCATTCGCCAGCTGCTCCAAAAAAAGCTTGGTGCCGGATCGGGCAATAGTGCCGAGATTGCTGCGAATATCTTCATCATTCATGCCGATTCCCGTATCGCGGACAATCAGCTTATTTGCGTCCTCCTCAAACGTAATATCAATACGCGGATTAAACACAACCTGCTTATACGCCTCATCCGAAACGGTCAGATACTTTAATTTGTCTAAGGCATCGGAGGCATTCGAGACAAGCTCCCGCAAAAAGATTTCCTTGTTTGAGTACAATGAATGAATAATCAGCTGTAACAACTGATTTACTTCGGTTTGAAATTCATACTTTGCCATATATGTTCCTTAAGTTACGTGAAAATTGCGCTGTTTTTTTTCCGGGCAAGCGTACACCCGACGAGCCTTTTTTGCACAAAAAGCCCTGTATTAAAAATACTAAAAAAACACCTTACCGGCAAGTTTTCAAATGCAAGGCTCTGAAACTTCTCACATACCGGGTCATTAAAAAAGAGCCCGACACGGCGCAACGGTGAGTAAACTTACCATAGGCAAAATGGAACACTCGAATTTTTTCTGTCCAAAACTGTAAAATTGAAGCTTTAAAACTCGTAGGCGAAGTTATAGCAAATTTTTAAAGCTTCGCCCCTGTCAAAATTCCAAACGATGTTTTAAAGCATCAACACTGTTTTGTAAAATTGAAGCTTTAAAACTCGTAGGCGAAGTTATAGCAAATTTTTAAAGCTTCGCCCCTGTCAAAATTCCAAACGATGTTTTAAAGCATCAACACTGTTTTGTAAAATTGAAGCTTTAAAACTCGTAGGCGAAGTTATAGCAAATTTTTAAAACTTCGCCCCTGATCTTTTTTATAATATAGATGAATTAAAAAATCAGCTGAAAATATCAGAAAACGTTATGCTACGGTTTTTACCGCACATCAAGGATTTCAGCCGCGAGCGGAGACAGGATCGTTACCGCTGTTTCTTTAGAAACGCCGTTTATTTTGATGAGGCAAATCTTGGTATCGGCAGAGCTTCCGTCGCGGATAACCATTGTGATGATATTCCCGCCCGCATCGGCAATTCCCGCCGTGATATGCTTAAGCACTCCGTGTCCTTCTTTCAGCAGCAAGGTGATACGTACTCCTTCTTCGCGCGCTCCGAAGAGATTGATAAAGAGTTTAAAAAGGTCGCCGTCGGAAACAATGCCGACAAGCGCATCGCCGCGCATAACCGGCAAGGCGCTTACCTTATTGTCTACCATGATGCGCGCAGCTTCCTCAACGGCAACATCTTCAGTAATAGTGATAACATCTCTTTTCATCACTTTTTCCACTTTCAGTTTTGAAAGTAAATAATTTATTTCGTAGATGTCAAGAGCGGTTGCAGAAGAGGGGCTTGCATTGAGTAAATCCCGTTCGGTTATTATACCGATAAGGTGATTGCGCTGATCAAGCACCGGCACACGTCCTATTCCTTCTTTTTTTAAAAACGCAAGAGCATCGGGGACAGACATCTCCGGATGAATATATAGCGGAGTGTTTGTCATAATACTTGCAACATCCATACGCATTCCTCCCTGATAATATACGGGAACAGTTTACTTTGTTCCCAAATAGGCTTGGCGGACCGAATCATCATTCAGTAATTCTGCGCCCGTCCCTGTTTTTACAATACTGCCGGTTTCAAGCACATAGGCACGGGTGGCTATGTGCAAAGCTTTAAACGCATTTTGTTCGACCAGCAATATTGTAATACCTTCACTATTTATTATACGGATAATATTAAAAATTTCATCTACTAATATCGGCGCAAGCCCCATCGAAGGTTCATCAAGGAGCAGTAAACGGGGGCGGCTCATCAGTGCGCGCCCGATTGCAAGCATTTGCTGCTCGCCGCCTGAAAGGGTTCCGGCAGCTTGCCCTTTCCGTTCAAGCAAGCGAGGAAAAAAATCAAAGACGCGCTGTAAATCTTTTTGTATGCCTTCTTTATCGTTTCTAAGATAGGCGCCCATTTCAAGATTTTCCATAACGGTTAAATTAAAAAACACCCGTCTGCCTTCGGGAACTTGCACAAGTCCCATGCGTACAATATCTGCGGGCGGCAATGCGGTAATGTCTTTATCCAAAAAGGAAATGCTTCCGCTTCTTTTTTTGATGATATTGGAAAGCGTATGCAGGGTTGTTGTTTTGCCGGCTCCGTTTGCACCGATGAGCGTACAAATTTCCCCTTCATTGACCGTAAACGAAATACCGTGCAGTGCTTGAATATTTCCGTAAAACACTTCGAGATTTTGTACGTTAATCATATAATGAGTCCTCCGAGCCGAGATATGCTTTTATAACCTGCGGATTATGTACAACTTCCTCAGGAGAGCCGGCAGCGATAACCTTTCCGTAATCCAACACAATAATCCGCTCGCAAATGCCCATAACAAGTTTCATGTCGTGCTCAATTAACAAAACCGTCAGCTGGAATTCTTTTTTGATAAAGCTGATAATTTCCATCAGTTCGCTTGTTTCCTGCGGATTCATGCCTGCTGCGGGTTCGTCTAAAAGTAAGAGCTGCGGACGAACGGCAAGGGCACGCGCAATTTCGAGCCGCCGCTGTTCTCCATACGAAAGATTTTTTGCATAGTCATTGATTTTATCTTCCAGCGATAACAAACGGAGTAATTCACGCGCTCTTTTTCGTAATGCGGTATCATCGGCATAAAAATTTCCCATACGGAATACCGCATCCGTAACCGTTGATCGTTTTTCGTTATTTAATGCAATCAGAATATTATCTTCCACAGTTAAATTATTAAACAGGCGGATATTCTGAAATGTGCGCGCAATTCCTAATTTTGCATGATGCCATGGTTGTTTTCCTTGCATCATAGAGCGGCTGGCCTGCCGATCGTAATACGTAATAGTGCCCGAAGTGGGCGCATAAATACCGGAGAGCATATTAAACACTGTTGTTTTACCCGCCCCGTTCGGCCCGATGAGCCCGACCAACTCATTGCGGTTGAGCACACATGAAAAATTGCTGACCGCACATAAGCCGCCGAAAATCATTGAAAGGGAATCCGCCTCTAAAAGCGTAGGACTAATTCGTCCGGAATATTCTTTTTCCGTCTGTTTTTTTACAAAGAAAAAAGGCATTATGCGTCCTCCCTTTCTGCTTGTTTTTTACCAAAAAGTCCCTGTAGTTTTTGAGCCGCTGCGCTAAAGGATAGCTCTTTTGAACCTAAGAGTCCTTGGGGACGGAAGAGCATAACAATAATTAACAGCATCGGATAAATCAATAAGCGGAATTCCTGTAAGAACCGCAAGAGTTCCTGCAAATAGGTTAATACAAAAGCGGCGATTATTGAGCCGGTAATATTACCGATGCCGCCGAGTACAACAAAGATGAGGAAATCAACACTCTTATTAAAAGAGGCGATATCTGGTTTTACAAACCCGAGAAAGGGTGCGTAGAGGGCGCCGGCAAGCCCCGCAACAAATGCGGCAAAAATAAAACTGCCCATCTTATAGCGGAACACCGAAATGCCGCAAGAATTTGCGGCTATTTCATCTTCGCGTACAGCCAAAACCGCTCGCCCGTATGGAGACTTCATGCCGTTATATAACACGATAATTACTAATGCCAAAACCGATGCAATGGCAAACCACGCATACTCAGGCATAACGGTTAAAATGCTGGTAATTCGTTTGCCGTTCGGGCCGCCGGTAAAACTTTTAAAATTAGTAAATACCACACGAATGATTTCGCCGAATCCCAGTGTAACAATTGCCAAATAATCGCCGGTGAGCTGCAATACCGGAAACCCGATTACAAAACCCGCAACGGCTGCAACAAGAGCCGCCGCCACAATAGCCGCCGGCAAAGGGATCGCGCAAGTTTCATAAAACCAGATTAAAAAATAAGCCCCGATTGCCATAAAGCCCGCCTGTCCAAGGGAAAGCTGACCGGTTAATCCGCAAATAATATTAACACTGATTGCCGCAATAGCATTGATAGCGGCAAGCGTAAGTATTTGTGCGGTATAGGGATCGATGATTCCGTTTTTGATAAAAAACCCCGGCATGACAACCAATACTAAAAGTGCCGCTATCGACAAACCGATCGATCTGTATTTTTTATGTACAAGACTCATACTTTTACCCTTGTTTTTTTACCCATCAATCCCGAAGGCTTTACCAACAAGATAATAATTAACAGCGAAAATGAAATTGCATCGGCATACTGCGATGACAAAAAACCTTTTGTAAGTGTTTCCACCAAACCAAGAATATACCCGCCAATCATCGCCCCGGGTATTGATCCGATTCCGCCGAGCACGGCAGCAATAAATGCTTTCAGTCCGGGCATCGCACCCATGGTCGGCTCAATTTGCGGATAGGCTAAGGCAAACAATACGCCGCCCGCAGCCGCTAAAGCGGAACCGAGTGCAAAGGTAAAGGAAATAATTCCGTTAATGGACACACCCATTAAGCCGGCGGCGGTCGCATCAAACGATACTGCGCGCATTGCTTTACCCGCTTTGGTATGATTTACAATATAGTTCAGTAAAAACATTAACCCGATAGAAACGGATACAACAATGAGCTGGATGTTTGAAATGTCAAAATCGCCAACTGAAATTTTTACAGTTGGCAATGTGGGAAACTGACGCGGGTCGGGGCCGATAAACGGCAAAACCCGCGCTCCGTTTTGTAAAATAAGCGAAACGGCAATCGCGGTAATAAGCGAATTGAGCCGCGGGGCATTCCGCAAGGGACGGTACGCAAAACGTTCTATAATAATACCGACCGCTGCGCAAACAACCATTGCCGTTCCTATTGCAATAACGAATGACAGAGGCGATGTACCGAAAGTCAGCAGCACATAATAACCGACATAGGCGCCGAGCATCAGCACATCTCCGTGTGCAAAATTGATCAGCAACACAATACCGTACACCATTGTATACCCGAGCGCAATAAGAGCATAAATACTGCCCAATGACAACCCGTTTATCAGCTGTTGAATAACCATAACCGCCCCCGTAAACTTTTCGTATTTTGCGCTTTATTTAAGGATTAACCGTATCTTTATAAACAGTCGCTACTTTTCCTTCGGCATTTTTTGTCAAACCAACCACAACCATTGCCTTAATAGGATTGCGTTTTGAATCAAAGCGCAGTTTTCCCGTTACATACTGACCTTCCATAGTTGCCAACGTATCCTTTAACACTGAAGGATCGGTTGAATTTGTTTTTTTAATAGCATCTCCCAGCAAGTAAACAGAGTCATACCCAAGAACCGCAAAAGCTGTGGGAGTTTGTTTATACGCATCACGATAGACAGAGACAAACTTCACCACGGCGGGATCTTTGGAATCGGCAATATAGTGATCCGAAAAATACGCACCCTCAAGCTCTTCACCAGCATATTCCTGAATACCTGCCCAGCCGTCTCCGCCAAGCAGTTGAGCCGTAATACCTTGCGCTCTCAGCTGTTTTGCAATTAACATAACCGTCGCATAGTAATCGGGTAAATAAATACATTCAGGATTTGTGCTTTTTATTTTTGTTAATTGCGCGTTAAAATCCTTGTCTCCACCGGCATAGGATTCGGCAGCAACAATTTTCCCGCCGCTTTGTTCAAATGCTTTTGTAAAACTCTCGTACAAACCGCTTGAATAATCACTACCGGGATCATACAAAACAGCCGCAGTATTAAACCCGAGATTCTTCTTTGCGTACTCGCCCATCACTCTTCCTTGGAAAGGATCGATAAAGCACATTCTGAAAATAAAATCGCCCGCATCGGTTATTGACGGCATTGTTGCGGCAGGAGCAATTACCAGCACTTTTTGCATTTGCGCCAGCCCCGTCATTGCCTGCACACAGCCTGAAGTCAACGAGCCGATAATCATACGAACGCCGTCTTTTGCGGTTAATTTTTTATAAACGTTTACGGACTTTTCGGGATTACCTTCATCATCTTCAATAATCAATTTTATTTGTTTACCGTTCCAACCGCCCGCCGCATTTATTTCCTGCACTGCAAGCTTAATTCCGTTCAACGCTTCGGTGCCGTATACCGCAACATTGCCCGACAGGGGAGCAACAATACCGATGGTAATTTCTTTCTCATCGGAAACAGCCTCCGACTTGCTGCACGAAACAAAAAGACTCAGCGCTGTAACCGCAACACAACATACCGCCACAATAAACTTTCTCATCTTTTTCACAATTTTACTCCTTGAAAAAAATCAAAATAAAACAACCCACAATCTTTGCAATTGATTATTTAGGCGAGAGTGTACGTTATTTTGGCATTTTTGTCGAGATATATTTGAGAATGAAACCAGGACATTCGCATAAACAAGGGCTTGCAGCTGTAAGTTTTTGATAACTCAATTTGATTTTAATTCATCCAAATACGAATCGTAAAAAAATTTTATAAAAAAAAATTCGACCCTACGGTTTAGTTTTTGACGTCCTTGTCAAAAACTAAACCGTCTGCGTGGAACCACGGGCGTCCGTGCCCGTTCTGAGTTTGACAACGGTGAGTAAACTTACCATAGGGCAAAGCATTAATAATTTGCCTCCGCTTTGGCAACGAGTTTTAAAGCTTCAAACAGAGTAAGTCGCTTAACTTGGGGTTTGTTTTAAAAAAGAGTCTATGGTTTTTCGGAGACTTTCCGTATCTGAAGGCAAACTGAGATTAACGGGTTGCACATTCGGAAAAGATTTAAAAAAGGTTTCCTGGCGTTTCGCATACCGCTTGCTGTTTCGCTTAATCAACTCTTTAACTTTTTCGATATCAGCGGCGTGAGGATTTCCGTTGCCAAGCTCAAAAAATTCCCGATAGCCAATTGCTGTCATTGAAGGATCGTGTTGCGAAAAACCTTGTTCGAAAAGTGCATACACCTCGTTTTGTAAAGCGTTTTGTGCAAACATTTGTTCAACCCGCGCTTCAATGCGGGCATACAATTCTTCTCGGGGGCGAAACAGGCAGACGGCTGTGAAATCATATGCACTGCGATATTCTTTTGTCCGAGAAAAAGCACTTAACGGTTTTCCGGAAGCGATAAACACTTCAAGTGCACGGATAATTCGATATTCGTCATGAATATGAATTTTTTCTGCGGAAAGCGGATCAACCTGTTCCAATTCACGCAATAAAGCAGCAGCTCCTTCCTCCGCCATTCTTTTTTGCAGCTGTTTTCGAACCGACTCGTCCGCTTGCGGAGTTATCGGTAAGCCGAACATAAAGTTTTGCAGATAAAAGGCAGCCCCTCCAAGTAATACCGGTAAATTCCCGCGCTGAAAAATTTCCGCGCAAAGTCTGTCCGCTTCGCGCACAAAATCTCCTGTTGAGAATTCGCAATCCGGCTCGCAAATCGCCACAAGATGATGCGGCAACTTTTCCATAAGAGCTTCTGCGGGCGCACAGGATCCGACACTCATGCCCTTATAAATCTGCACGGAATCGGCATTTATTATTTCAGGCTTGAAGTTCGTATAATCGGTATTATTTTTTACAAGAAAATTTTCAGCAACTGCCGTTTTACCTACGGCAGTTGCCCCGAAAATTATGAGAACAGGAATTTTCTGAGAAAGGTGCACGCGT contains these protein-coding regions:
- a CDS encoding glycoside hydrolase family 3 N-terminal domain-containing protein, whose protein sequence is MRKYGGLWAFFLFFAVGSAAAQDGLVGFVSSLPAEQKAAQVLMVSIDGKNTFDSSSKKFFNRLVPGAVLLFGFNIADTPQGVQSFLRDCTKGFAENAEKHRVEFIPPLYATDNEGGAVYRLKKIQSALPSAQSAAEAFSSAEAKTLYEATAAQTAIIGIHLNLAPVAECSAAETLQTLGARTFSESPEKNAAYAASFVAGMQKEGVLATLKHFPATGNSDPHKEKSTLSVSRSELNTRVEPFKKIIESATPAAVLVSHTNVLCIEDVPFCFSKKGIELLRKDLRFSGLIITDDLAMRALKEGGHTTADNALRALKAGCDMLMCSEKGIHAIVQKIAEEAKRDSEFAARLDEAVLHVLQAKQKAGLICDTGKALPQPAPDWQRYQKAKERATEVLKKLP
- the miaA gene encoding tRNA (adenosine(37)-N6)-dimethylallyltransferase MiaA produces the protein MKYNVSFSRNEHNMAVVLGATATGKTAFAVELAHSYDGEIISADSRQVYRNLNLGTGKDLHEYGTLPYHLIDICKLDEEYNVFQFQKAVYRLIPEIEKRGKLPIVCGGTGLYLDALLRNYELIPVPINEALRESLHDTSMDDLRTMLFSLKSKEAIHNKTDLEQRDRLLRAIEIASFYKESPNARAAAEKERPHMQPKVYGIRFERSALRKRIYTRLVNRIEAGMIEEVEAIHQNGYSWEKLESLGLEYRFTAEYLQNKIPSKEAYIDTLFRAICQFAKRQETWFRRMEKNGVHIHWLEGIS
- the htpG gene encoding molecular chaperone HtpG, yielding MAKYEFQTEVNQLLQLIIHSLYSNKEIFLRELVSNASDALDKLKYLTVSDEAYKQVVFNPRIDITFEEDANKLIVRDTGIGMNDEDIRSNLGTIARSGTKLFLEQLANDEKKDSNLIGQFGVGFYSAFMVASKIEVIAKKAGESKVWKWISDGKDSYTLEEAEDTDFPLIDDVPEGSHGTCVIVHLNQEDSEFATRWRIEQIIKKYSDHIAFPIYLHYTQKDYDDKGTVKSESAHCDKINDASALWQKNKNELKEEDYINFYKSLSHDSEDPLLYLHTKAEGTQEYTTLFYVPAKAPFDMFHADYRPGVKLFVKRVFITDDEKELLPVYLRFVRGIIDSEDLPLNVSREILQQNRILSAIRNASVNRLLGEFKKLAENDKEKYGTFIAEYNRPLKEGLYSDFERKDELLELVRFKTTSSEVKEDEWTSFADYVSRMKPDQKAIYYITGADEKNLRQSPHLEAYKAKGLEVLIMSDEIDDIVIPTIGKYKDWELKAANRAGSEDELNTEEEKKTAEETEKDFKPVLEKVKKALGDRVKEVRISKRLAESPSCIVVDENDPSLQMERLMRAMGQENHAAIKPILEINANNPIVQKLKDNNDETFIADVSIVLLGQALLAEGGELKDPIDFIKRMNRLLEA
- a CDS encoding CBS domain-containing protein, whose product is MDVASIMTNTPLYIHPEMSVPDALAFLKKEGIGRVPVLDQRNHLIGIITERDLLNASPSSATALDIYEINYLLSKLKVEKVMKRDVITITEDVAVEEAARIMVDNKVSALPVMRGDALVGIVSDGDLFKLFINLFGAREEGVRITLLLKEGHGVLKHITAGIADAGGNIITMVIRDGSSADTKICLIKINGVSKETAVTILSPLAAEILDVR
- a CDS encoding ABC transporter ATP-binding protein — protein: MINVQNLEVFYGNIQALHGISFTVNEGEICTLIGANGAGKTTTLHTLSNIIKKRSGSISFLDKDITALPPADIVRMGLVQVPEGRRVFFNLTVMENLEMGAYLRNDKEGIQKDLQRVFDFFPRLLERKGQAAGTLSGGEQQMLAIGRALMSRPRLLLLDEPSMGLAPILVDEIFNIIRIINSEGITILLVEQNAFKALHIATRAYVLETGSIVKTGTGAELLNDDSVRQAYLGTK
- a CDS encoding ABC transporter ATP-binding protein, yielding MPFFFVKKQTEKEYSGRISPTLLEADSLSMIFGGLCAVSNFSCVLNRNELVGLIGPNGAGKTTVFNMLSGIYAPTSGTITYYDRQASRSMMQGKQPWHHAKLGIARTFQNIRLFNNLTVEDNILIALNNEKRSTVTDAVFRMGNFYADDTALRKRARELLRLLSLEDKINDYAKNLSYGEQRRLEIARALAVRPQLLLLDEPAAGMNPQETSELMEIISFIKKEFQLTVLLIEHDMKLVMGICERIIVLDYGKVIAAGSPEEVVHNPQVIKAYLGSEDSLYD
- a CDS encoding branched-chain amino acid ABC transporter permease is translated as MSLVHKKYRSIGLSIAALLVLVVMPGFFIKNGIIDPYTAQILTLAAINAIAAISVNIICGLTGQLSLGQAGFMAIGAYFLIWFYETCAIPLPAAIVAAALVAAVAGFVIGFPVLQLTGDYLAIVTLGFGEIIRVVFTNFKSFTGGPNGKRITSILTVMPEYAWFAIASVLALVIIVLYNGMKSPYGRAVLAVREDEIAANSCGISVFRYKMGSFIFAAFVAGLAGALYAPFLGFVKPDIASFNKSVDFLIFVVLGGIGNITGSIIAAFVLTYLQELLRFLQEFRLLIYPMLLIIVMLFRPQGLLGSKELSFSAAAQKLQGLFGKKQAEREDA
- a CDS encoding branched-chain amino acid ABC transporter permease, which produces MVIQQLINGLSLGSIYALIALGYTMVYGIVLLINFAHGDVLMLGAYVGYYVLLTFGTSPLSFVIAIGTAMVVCAAVGIIIERFAYRPLRNAPRLNSLITAIAVSLILQNGARVLPFIGPDPRQFPTLPTVKISVGDFDISNIQLIVVSVSIGLMFLLNYIVNHTKAGKAMRAVSFDATAAGLMGVSINGIISFTFALGSALAAAGGVLFALAYPQIEPTMGAMPGLKAFIAAVLGGIGSIPGAMIGGYILGLVETLTKGFLSSQYADAISFSLLIIILLVKPSGLMGKKTRVKV
- a CDS encoding ABC transporter substrate-binding protein; translated protein: MRKFIVAVCCVAVTALSLFVSCSKSEAVSDEKEITIGIVAPLSGNVAVYGTEALNGIKLAVQEINAAGGWNGKQIKLIIEDDEGNPEKSVNVYKKLTAKDGVRMIIGSLTSGCVQAMTGLAQMQKVLVIAPAATMPSITDAGDFIFRMCFIDPFQGRVMGEYAKKNLGFNTAAVLYDPGSDYSSGLYESFTKAFEQSGGKIVAAESYAGGDKDFNAQLTKIKSTNPECIYLPDYYATVMLIAKQLRAQGITAQLLGGDGWAGIQEYAGEELEGAYFSDHYIADSKDPAVVKFVSVYRDAYKQTPTAFAVLGYDSVYLLGDAIKKTNSTDPSVLKDTLATMEGQYVTGKLRFDSKRNPIKAMVVVGLTKNAEGKVATVYKDTVNP
- the miaA gene encoding tRNA (adenosine(37)-N6)-dimethylallyltransferase MiaA; amino-acid sequence: MHLSQKIPVLIIFGATAVGKTAVAENFLVKNNTDYTNFKPEIINADSVQIYKGMSVGSCAPAEALMEKLPHHLVAICEPDCEFSTGDFVREADRLCAEIFQRGNLPVLLGGAAFYLQNFMFGLPITPQADESVRKQLQKRMAEEGAAALLRELEQVDPLSAEKIHIHDEYRIIRALEVFIASGKPLSAFSRTKEYRSAYDFTAVCLFRPREELYARIEARVEQMFAQNALQNEVYALFEQGFSQHDPSMTAIGYREFFELGNGNPHAADIEKVKELIKRNSKRYAKRQETFFKSFPNVQPVNLSLPSDTESLRKTIDSFLKQTPS